The Salvia splendens isolate huo1 chromosome 21, SspV2, whole genome shotgun sequence genome includes a window with the following:
- the LOC121785543 gene encoding arabinogalactan protein 22-like codes for MAANCKFSVGIFAAFALVFAIFMPAVQGQGHGAFAPAPAPTSDGTAIDQGIAYGLMLLALVLTYIIHTFDAPFSI; via the exons ATGGCAGCGAATTGCAAGTTTTCGGTAGGCATTTTTGCCGCATTTGCTCTGGTTTTCGCGATCTTCATGCCTGCTGTTCAAGGCCAGGGCCACGGCGCTTTCGCCCCTGCCCCTGCCCCAACCAGCGACG GGACTGCAATTGATCAAGGCATTGCATATGGGCTGATGCTGTTAGCTTTGGTCCTCACATATATCATCCACACCTTCGACGCCCCGTTCAGTATCTGA